A region of the Mus caroli chromosome 7, CAROLI_EIJ_v1.1, whole genome shotgun sequence genome:
AAAGGCCAAAGCTATGGCAAAGAGCTTAGACCCTCTAAAATGGATTTCTCAGTGTTGCATCTGACTCAACTGAGATGTATACTTCCAGAGGGTCACTGGGTAGTGACAACAAATGTGGGCAATTCTTGTAGTAACCATAACATCTGCATGTTCCTTTGTGGTCTGGGGTCATATATCTATGGATATAGATAACAAGGCTTGGTACTGCCCAATAAAGTGTATGGACCATGAGTCCAGGGTGGTGAGAAACTTTTTATCTTCCTTGGTGAGAATAAACTTTTCATATCCCTCAATTGAGAGACACTGGAGTGTAATAATACCTCCTAAAAATCACCACAGGGCTGAGAAGGGCTGACAGGCTGAGGTTATTGTAGTACATtcctaggagagaaagaaatggtcaTTTACATGAGGTCACAAACCCACAATACTTTCCATGGCTAGGCTTTTTGGAGGGAAATACTCATCGAGCACAGAGCATTGGCCTAAGACCCCGACTGTCCCCTCTATTTCCAGGATAACATTGTGGTCTGAACAGAAAGCTGAGCTATGACATTAGCCATGACATCAGCTGGCATTGTAATATGTCACAGAAGAGTTGGAAAACTCACCCTTGTTCTCAGGCTCCTCTGGGGTCTGGGTGTCCCAGGTTTGAGGGCTTTCCTCTTTATGCAAAACATACAGTTCTGAATCTATGATCCACTAACAACAGTAAGTCATGGGGAATCCTGAGGTGATCCCAGAGCCTGACTTGTGGAGTACTCCTGCAATAAGTAGGACAAGGGGGTGGGTCTAACTAAAAACGAGATGTCACTTAAGGTGATCCAAAGTAACAGAGTGCAACATGCTCATTTCTGAGTCTACGTTTCTGTATCGAATGCCCTGCTATTTTACTGTCACTGTCTGCCTAGGATTCTGTATCTTGTGTCCCATTGTCTCCTGTGCTCTGCATCAATGAGCTAAAGATATTTGGCTTCTTGACCATGCCACACACCTAGTCTTCTAGGTGCACTTGTATCCCATTTAACATTATTGTAGAGAATGGCTAAGATGCCTCTCCTGAGAGCAGCAGCTCCAGTGGCTTACTAGGTTTTGACCATACCCATGGTTTGCTCCTATAATTGCTGCAGCATCTGACTGTCCGCCTCTGGTTGGGAGTCAAAGAGCTCAGAGCGAACAGGATTTCAAACTTCCCAGAAGAGTGGTTATACTGTGAGTCCATGGTCCATGAGAGCTTTTGTGGTCCTGCCTTAATTGGAATAAACCTGTTAAATTATTGCTTGAGACACACTGGACAATAATATTCCTCCCTGGGCTAGGCCAACAGTCTGAACTCATTATAGGCTTctaggagagaaggaggaatcAGGTCCGTGTACTCAGATATCCTTATACTCAAGGGTATTGAGGTTAAAGGCAAACCTGAGAGCAATCCAACTTCTTAACAGTCAAATGTGACTCTGAGGACACTGTGTTTCCTTTCACTTGTCACCAGTAGTTCTATAGGGGGTTACTGTGCTCTGGTCCTATAGCAGAAATCTGATTGTAACAGTAATATCACACTGCATGATGCTGCACAATTTTTCAGATGGAGAATCCAGCCTTGTTCAAAGCTACAGTGGACTCTGTTTGCACCTTTGATATAGGCCTCTCTGTTTATAGATTCAGTGCTCTTTGGCTTCTGTGGTCCCCTCACTCAAGATCATTGTTTTACTCTGCTAGGTGTCTATGGTGTCTGGCTATGTTCTGGTGATAGGCTTAGGGAGGATCCCTTCAAGAAAATAAGCAGCTAGGACCTTTCTGATAATGCAGGTCTCAATCCCATGACCCTCTAGCCATCCCAAGTATCACCATATAGGCATTGTTTTCCATCCTCATTTCACAGGCATGGATCCAGGGTATAATGAAGAGAATGGGACAAGATATCTGCAGACACTCACCTGCTAGTACTACATTCCTGAGGTATAGTTAGACCTGGAAAAGAGTTACCCATGAAAAATTTGTTCCTGAAGATAGAGCTCATATTTCCCTTAGATGAACCTCCCAAGACCCTGGTGTTTCCTGATTAGTGAGTTCTCAGCTGTGGGTTAGGATCATTTCTAAACCACAGGATCCCCGTTCTTCACATCTCACCCAAACAGAGCAGTGCTGTGAAGGTGAATGCCATGACATCCCCTCCCAGAGGCTGTAGCAGTCCTCATAGGCAGAACGACAAAGCCTGTCTGGAGGAACAGAAAACATGGTGTCGTCTTTGGAGGCAGGGAGTCCTGAGTACTTCAGTAGTCCCACAGGAAGGAGAACTGTCTTTCTCAGGCACCAGGCTCTTGTGCCCCCCAGTGCTCTAGCTAGGTCTCATAGTAGACTCTCTGCAAACAGTGAATACGTAAATGATGATTCTGcaacactgcttttttttttttttgataagagGTGCCAAGTCAtttattgaaacaaaacaaaacaaaacaaaacaaaacaaaacaaaacaaaacaaaacaaaacaaaacaaaacaaaacaaaacaaaacagggtaaAACATCTTGTACTAAGTGCAGTTTGCTAAAGTCCTGTTAGAACATTCGGGTAAAGGGGAAGTGAGAGTAATTAAAAAGACCACTGTAAAACGTTGGAGGTCTGGCACCTAGAAGAGcaatggaggtggtggtggtggtggtggtggtggtggtggaggaactTTAGGGTCTAAAGGGAAGCTGGCCCTACCCCTACCTTCCCTTCACCCTCTCACCCGCTTAAGCCCACCAGAAACTACCAAGACTCCTGGAGTAAAAGGTTTCAAGTTCAATAGTCACACTCTCTCCAAGTACAAAAAACAGTTACAAACCAACTGAACAGACGCTTGTGTGCAAAGTTACAGGGAACTGAGACATCTGAGACATCATATAAAAAGTTAGGTTAAAGgcgattttgttgtttgtttcaagGGTGTGGCTCTTCCTTGGTTACCTGAACTCAGTAAAGAAATGGTTATTTGATGAAGTATCAATGGCTGACCctcagtaaaaacaaataaattctaaaaattaaaaaaaagcataattACCAAAAAATGTCACTGCTTCCTCCCTCTGCAATTtgcttcttaaacttttttttgtaagtttttgaattttttttcttttaaatcctgaAAAGTAGACAGAAAAACAGCTCCTGGAAGAATTTACAACCAACTGCATGAAGAGTCTGGGAAGCCAAGGGGCTAAAAAGCAGAGTAGGGAGGGGCAGACAGGCAAGGATCCTCCCCAGTCACTGTGGCCTCACAAGGGAGGAGGCATCTTTAGTTAAAAAGGCAGGGGtaggaggaagtggaggggacaaagataaaagaaaaggtcACTGTTGCCTGTTTGAATCCAGAGAGAAAAATGCCTGGCCTGTATGAAGAGAGAAGCTCCTCTGGAAAAAGTGGGCTAGAGAGAGGCAGCCCTGGGATAACTCTGTCCTCAGCACCACAAGACTCAGAGGGGAAAATGGGGCCAAGGCAGGTGTTATTAGAAGCAGCCATGACTCTGCAACACTGTTAATGTCTGCCTCATCTGTGTTCATCCCACTCAGGGACAGTGGTAATGGTAAATAAACCTGGTATCTTCCCTAACTATCCACTGCCAGGTAAAATTTGCATATGCCCTTAGTACATTAATAATAAACACTTAATAAGAACACCGTTTTTTCTTGCAATTATATAAGACCCTTGATCATGTCAGTAAATcttttacatacatttttaacaGTTAAAGAACATGCATCAAAGCAACCTGGGTACAGACAGAGTGCCCGCCATCCCTTGAACTAATTCCTAACTCATATTTTGGGGCTGTCCATCTATTGTGGGTGGCAATAGACAGGGTGGTTCTGTTTATTGGAGCTAAAGGCAAATCTCTACATTCACATGCATGTCTTCATAATGGGAGAGATAAGGCTAAGCCTCTTTCCTGAAAAAGGTGAGCTGTCCTGACTCTTGGATCCACCAGGAAATATACAGGTTATCATTGTTGTGTTGATTTTTCATGTCAAGTGGAATCTCAGAAAGAAAGGTTTTACATCAGAATTTACTACTATGTTGTTATAGTTAAGTTACAGGGTTGTTCTATTTAAAGAGACGCTCCAGAGAGTAATACAGAAGAGGAAAGTTCATGAACAATTGACAAGGATAGTGAATGATCAAAGTCGGAGTAAATAGACTTGTAAAATACAGAAGATAATGTGGCTGCAGATATCAAACATTCTCATGGCTCTGACACCAGAGGAGGAACTACATATCAATGGAGTAAGGTGTCAACCCTGTGAACCTCTCAGATTCTCAAGTAGGTGTGAAATTGGCCATTTTTCCTTGTTTAATGATGTAACTAACTTCACATAGCTGCAGACACTAGTTTTGCtttcttagtcagtgttctattgctatgaagagaaagcagaaaatgtgGCATCTTCAGCCatgttctggctttagagtcggggataaagaaaatgtttgtgGAAACTCGCTTTGTGGTTATGAAAGTTGTTGAGGCAAGGTATAAGTCAGTGACGTCCCTACATCGAGTCCCAGAAAGGCCACTGCATGAAGTTGTAAAGGTGAAGCATGGACTTCCTTGATAACCCCTAAATATTGGAGATACCAGAGTCATGGGATACTGGCCAAGGAAAGTTGATGTCTGGGTGTAGATCAATCTCAGGAGAGAGAAATGTGTTGCATGCAACAAAGCTAacaggagttggagatctgaagagctcTTTGATTCAGACATTgtgatgcagagtttggagtatTCACTGCTGGTTTTTTGATCTTGTTTTCTTCCACTATTTCCTCATTAAactccctttgacctcttttggAATGgtaaccctaactctaaccctaaacTACCCTGACTTGGCTATGTTGTTCAAATACATTCTTACAGTTTTCTGTTTTGGGTTATTTCCTTCACTGCTTAAACTTGTCTACAAGTTGAAATCTTAGCTGAGTTGGGTCTTGCCTAGAAATCACCACACCCTTTATTTCATTAAGTATACaccttttatttaaaactttttatctCCTTTAGCATCACACTTAACTCCATTACACCTCCTGGTACTCCTTTTGTCCTCAAactgtaaattttatatttttccttgctcCACATTCCCCTTTCACTATAAATATGCATAGTAGAGGACACTAATAACCGCGTCATACAGTCAATATTAGGCTCTCTTAAAATATCATCTGCAATGCCAATCATCCAGAAGTCTTCAATTTATTGTCAAATAGATTTCTTAGGACAAGGGCACATTCTTGACCAAACTATCACAGGAACACTGTCCATGCTACTTATTAGAATATATATAGGATCCTACAATCCTTAATATTCCCAGGTACCACTGTCGTCTCTTTTCTTCTGAGGATAGCTCATTAAACCTCACTTAAAATATTCAACTGCTATCTTAATTCAAAATCCCACACTC
Encoded here:
- the LOC110297349 gene encoding LOW QUALITY PROTEIN: leukocyte immunoglobulin-like receptor subfamily A member 6 (The sequence of the model RefSeq protein was modified relative to this genomic sequence to represent the inferred CDS: deleted 2 bases in 1 codon), which translates into the protein MDSQYNHSSGKFEILFALSSLTPNQRRTWIIDSELYVLHKEESPQTWDTQTPEEPENKGGIITLQCLSIEGYEKFILTKEDKKFLTTLDSWSIHFIGQYQALLSISIYMTPDHKGTCRCYGYYKNCPHLLSLPSDPLEVYISVEENQDHTMENLIRMGMAVVVLIVLSILATEAWRSHRQTHRAAGN